The nucleotide window TCCCTGAACTCCCTCACCTTTCCTCTCAGTTTTGGTCGTTAAGAGGTTGAGAGGCAAAGTGAGCTGCTCTGCATCCTCCAGCACATCTGTGTCTCACTCTGCCCACAGGGATGGAGTTTGAAGGTGCCATCATCGCACTGTTCCACCTGCTGGCCACCCGCACAGACAAGGTCCGAGCCCTTCGAGAGGCGTTCTACCGCCAGAATCTCCCTAACCTCATGAACCTGATTGCCACCATCTTTGTCTTTGCTGTCGTCATCTATTTCCAGGTATGTCCAAAGGCAACTAAGTCGGTCTGCCTTGTAGAGAGTCAAGCTCAGCATCCACACGTCCTTCTGCTTCATAGTTCTTTGGTTTATGATTATTGGTCTCTGCCTTGTTTCCAAGTAGGACACCTGAACTGCTAGCTGTCTTCTTTTAATTGTACTGACCCTCATGCTTAATGGGAATTTTTTGTATTTAGGAAtttgtttgttcgagacagggtctatctagtcctggctgggctggaactcactatgtagatcaggttgtccTTAACCttccaggtgttgggattaaaggcttatgccaccatgcccaacattCTTTGCAGTATTTTGTTTGATATTCATTAAAAGAAGGTGCAGTagttagccaggtgtggtagctcattTAGGTGGGTGGGACGTAAGACCaagagttcagggacagcctggtaTATACATACTGccatcctgtttcaaaacaaacaaggccAGTGAGATCAGTATATACAGGTGATTTTTGCCAAGcttagtgacctgagttcaattcccaggatccacatggtgagAACCAACTTTTGATCTCCGTCTACACAGTATGGCATACATGCATCcccacgtgtacacacacacacacacacacacacacacacacacacacacacacacacacgtgcgcacgcaTTAAAATCAGAAGAAGGGACAACACTTGAAAGACACATGTTTGTGATGAAGACTGTTCTGAGGCCAGGTAACTCAGTAGTGACTCCTGCTGAGTCCGGCTAGCTGCCTGCTTAGTAACAAGTCAGTCTTTCAGGGCAAGGTGAGTATCTGCAGTTGAATCAGTGTAGAGCTTgagtcttctgtcttctgtcctgTCCTGGTGTCCAGGGTTTCAGAGGGGAAGTGGTATTGGTAGGAAAGCTTAGCTTTTCTATTGATGATCACATCATGGATGATCACTGCCTAAAAACCACTAACAGGATCCAAAGCTGCCCATGTGCACCTTTTGTTTAGGAAAGAAAAGGGCATGTGCCCTCGGATACCATCACAACTGGGAGCCCAGTGACAGAACTGACACCCAGGGCCACCTCTCTTGTGGCCAGCCTGACTTCCCTTGCCACACTGGGGACTGTAGGCAGCCTAGGACAGTGAAGGGGCATGTCATGTCTGTCTTGTAGGGCTTCCGAGTGGACCTTCCAATCAAGTCGGCGCGCTACCGAGGCCAGTACAACACCTATCCCATCAAGCTCTTCTACACCTCGAACATCCCCATCATCCTGCAATCCGCTCTGGTGTCCAACCTGTACGTCATCTCCCAGATGCTGTCAGCACGCTTCAGTGGCAACCTGCTAGTTAGCCTGCTGGGCACTTGGTCGGTGAGTGTCACAGTGAGGGAGGATTGTACTGATGCAGCTAGTTGGGCTGTTTTGTGGCAGGGTGTCTTATCTCACCCAAGTATTTCACCCAAAGATGAAGTTTGCTGATTGCCTCTTACAAATGCAGTTCAGTGAGATTGCCTTGCTTATGACACCATAAGACATCTGCTTAGAGCTCCTTGGCGCCATTCTGTGGCATGTTGAAACAGCATTCAGAGATTTCTGTAGTCggactttcctttgggccaccagctcacaaataatgacacagagacttactaattatgaaaactcagccttagcttaggcttgttattaactagctcttataacttaaattaacccacttttaTTAAACTATATTCTGTCACatattgcccatcctgcttcctctgtgtcttcccaTATCTTTCTCGAGtgcctagagtcctcctcctctctctctctctctctctgcctggaagtcctatACCTCCTGCCCAGCTGTTGGCCATTGAGCTTTCTATTACACCAATCTCAGCAGCACGCCTTcacacaaatatcccacaacagactTCTGTGTCTTGCTCCTAGGACACATCATCTGGGGGCCCAGCTCGTGCTTATCCAGTTGGTGGCCTGTGTTACTACCTGTCTCCTCCGGAATCATTTGGCTCAGTGCTGGAGGACCCTGTCCATGCTGTTGTGTACATTGTATTCATGCTGGGATCCTGTGCGTTCTTTTCTAAAACATGGATTGAGGTTTCGGGTTCTTCTGCCAAAGACGTAAGTCGAAGTTGATGTTTCTACTAGGGAGATGAGACGGCTGCTGGCATCCAGGTAGCCTCACTTGTTACCACTTCATAACTTTATGTAAGTTTGTGGTATAAGTGGTCCGTCCTGCAGATGGACATCCCCATTGGTGGGCTGTATGGAAGCCCTAAGGGCAACAGATGGAGATTGACAGAGTTGGCTCTGAGAACCTGAGGCCAAACTAGAGAGAGTACTGTGTAAGTGAGTGCATTGCTGCAGGTTAAAGTCCTCCGTGAAGACTGTTAGGGATGGGGGGGTGGGTCTGTAATTGCTTAGTTCCACTGTGAAGCACCCCTCTTCCCCAGCATCTGGCTCATGTGCTTATATTTGGGTCATGCAGGTTGCAAAGCAGCTGAAGGAGCAGCAGATGGTGATGAGGGGCCACAGAGAGACCTCCATGGTACATGAGCTCAACCGGTAAGTGTGATCACTAGCCTGAACCTTAGAGGTACCAGAATATCCCTGTACAACCCCAGGCCAGCAAAGACAGCCCAAGAGGGGAGAAGGAAGCACATAAGCCAAGGGGTTGAAATGGAGTGGGGTGGTGATGACTGAGCAGTTTTGGCTTAGGCTGGCTGGGCCTGAGTGTGCCCAGAGCGAGCTGAAAACATCCTCAGAGTAGGTGGGTTCTGGCACAGATTAGAGCAAGGTTCTAGCAAGAGCTGGCCTGGAAGGGGTGCTTAGTGTTCAGAAAAGACCAGACCAGAGGCCAGAGACTGCCAGGCTCAGCCACAGGTGATAGAGGATATAGCAGTCAGTCACCTtgcagagaggggaaggagatgagagagtGGGGCTCCGGGAGTAGCAGGTGACCTGTGCAGACATCTCATCATGGTTCTGAAGCTGCCTCTTGGTAGGTGAAAGTGCCTGATGCTTTCCAGTCTGTCACCATGGTTGACTCTTCTACTCACTCAGAGCAGCCAGATGCTTCGTAGAATGAGCAAGTACTCCTACGAAGCTTGCTGACCTCACTGAAGAAGACCACCACAGGAATGCCAGAATTGCAAGTTTCCTGTCAGTTTTTGAACCAGTGGTAGCAGGGCTTTTCACTTCAATCCATGACTCTTAAGGCCCCTGACTCAGATTTCCTGGGAGAAACAGGCAaccccaggcagagagagactcttGGTATTTGTGACTCACCTCTCCTGGCACATCTGTGGATTGTGTCAGCTTTTGGGTgtcagaagaagcaagatgaagtgttttctgttcttgttttcagTCCGTTTGAAATCTAGTGTGGCATCCATGTTTGCATTTATGCTGGTCACTCTCCCCAAGACCTTCCTGTGTGGCCAGCTTAATGGGCCTGTCAGGCTTTCTGGCTCAGTAGGCAACACAGAACTGTCTGTCTTCCACAGGTACATCCCCACAGCTGCAGCCTTTGGCGGGCTGTGCATTGGGGCCCTCTCAGTCCTGGCTGACTTCCTGGGTGCTATTGGGTCTGGAACCGGGATCCTGCTTGCAGTCACCATCATCTACCAATACTTTGAGATCTTCGTCAAGGAGCAGAGCGAGGTGGGCAGCATGGGAGCCCTTCTCTTCTGAGCCTTGTGTGCCCATGGACCAGGGTGAGGGCACGGGCTCCAGAACTGCCCAGAAAGGGCGCTCTTACCACTGGAGCATGCTACCGTGGCATAGGGACtttcaaatttttttattattttttttaatttcatatcttTTCATTCCACTGTGTAAAGTGCTAGGAAATTTCCAAtttgaaattttgctttttattctggCATTGGCAAAAAACCAATAGAAGTGAATTGTTAGCTGATGGCCAGAGGGTGTGGTAACCGATTGTTCCCAAGTATCcgatataatttttatttaaaccctTGCACTTCTCAGTGCCTGGCAGCTGCAAGGGTCCCAACTGCCCCAGGCAGTCTGTGGCCCTGGTTGAAGGAAGCACAAACTAGGAGATGTCTGCATCTCATCTGGGCTGCAGAAAACGGCTGCAAACAGATGTGTTTTCTGGGGACCTGCTTATGGAGAACTTCAAGCTTGGCTGTCAGGATGAGGACATCTGGCTTAGGACTCTGTAAGATGCCATCAATCTGTAAAGCGGTTTCATAGGATAGAGTTGCTACTGGAGGAATACATGCCCCAGAAGCTGGCCCGCCTGTTACCCTGCATGTGCTGTGGGTGGTGCAGCTGAGCATGCAGACAGGTGAGGAATGGCAGGATCTGCCTGCCGTTGCCAGCAAGGCGGGGATTCCAGACTTTACCTAGAGCCTAGCCAAGCTAGGTAGCTGGGCACATGTAAAGGGCCTCATGCTTGCCCTTTCCTGGTTCCCACTAGAAAGGGAGCTCCTGTGGTGGCCACCTCTGTCTTCCTACTGGGAACTTCCTGTTCCagtttttagaattttttattgtctttagGACCAAATATAGACTGGCCCAGGACCTGTAGGAAAATCACACCAGGGTTTAGAGATTTCTTAGGGAAGTGGCTCAAAATCCTGTCTGGAGTTAGGTGTCTGGGGTAACAGATAATGTGGGCCTGGGGGTTAGAAACTCAGGCCTGTAGAAGAGGCCCCTCTCAATACAGATACTGCCTAGCAGCAAGGGTGCAAGGCTGCGGTTTGAAGTCAGAGCAAGTAGAGATTGTCAGCTTACTTTAAAACACAGGAGAGTCCAAATTGTTCACACAAGGGGGCAAGAGCCCTGGGGGATGTGCAGCCACGTGATCACAGCCTGCCAGCTACACCTGGGTCCTTCTCACCTCAGTGGAAGTAGCAAATGCCTCCCTGACCCAGGGCTCCTAGGGACCCTTGCTGCTTTGCTTGCCAGCAAATGGCAATCAAGGGACAATTAACCACTTGCCCCTACACAGGTCAGCAGCAGGGCCAGATCCCTTGCCCACGGCCCAGGACTCACACCATATCACACGTGGCCTTGTCTAGACCCAGTCCTGAGCAGAGGAGCCTGGTGCCCTCCCAGTCCGCAGGGTCTTCCCACTGCCCTTCCTCTGCCACTGCCACAGAGTAGCAGggcctcccacccaccccagggcctccacagcttctggcaggcaggtGCAGAGTCCCCAGCTCTGGGCTGTACTGGGGAGCCCTTAGCCTCATCTGCTGCTCTAGCCATCAGCTGGGCCAGTAGTTGATGGTCACCATTAGTGGGTGAGTGGGGATGACCTGGCTTCCAAGAGGACTGTCACTGTGGACACCAAAATGGCTTAACTGAGATACAGTGAAAAAGTGACAAATAAAACCGACTTTTTACAAGCTGCCTCGTCATCTTTGTTAACTGCCACCGAGAGCAGAGGACTTGTTCGGGATTGTTGGCGATGAGCCAGGGTTACCAGTGGACCTGTGATATCACCTGGGAGCTGCTCTACCAAGTGCCGCCTGCCACCTCCTCTCCTTGGGTTCCCACTCCTGGGAAACATGGGGCTGGGCCAGTGGAATCCCTGTGCACCAGCAGGGGTGAGGCTGTGCCTTCCAGGACAACAGTGTATACCTGGGTGCTAAAGGCTACTGGAGTGGGCTGCCCAAGCCAGGTAGGTGCACAGGTTGGTGGGCACCTGTAGCCCTAATTATCCAGGTCCAGAGCACAGCTGGTCACAGGGAGGCTTGGGCTGGCTGAGGCTGCTCTGTGTTTGGTGCTGGCCAGAGCCTGAGGGGGACAGTGACCTGGGAATGGGCCTGCCAGGAACTTCCTGTTTACACACCCATACAGACAGGCCTTGGGTCCTGCACCCTCATCAGCCTGGCTGGTGCTTCCCTAGTTACCCTTGGGACAGGTGACAGCAGTTCTCAGGCAGGACTGGGAGGGTGTATCAGCAGGCTCCCTGCACATGCTGCTCTGTACAGCTTTGGGACATTTCTCTGCTATGTTGAGCCAGGCAGGCTCTCCCCTAGGACTGCTTGGTGGACGGGTTAGGGTTAGCCTGACTGTCCAAGCCTGGCCTCAGCATCACTGCTTGagactgctcagacatggtgGGCAGCCAGCTCTGCCCCGAACTCTCACTCTCCTGCCCACCAGTCACAGACCTGCAGAAGCCTAAGACTGGAGCATGGTTGGAGGTGCTGGGCTCTGCGCAGCTGCTAACTGTTGCCTTCTATAAAACCTCCCACTCTAGGGGGGGACTGAGCCTCCTTGCTGCCTGGGCACATGAGGCTACATCTGCCAGAGCCAGCCTGTCTGTGGGAGTCAACAGAGCCCTGATGACAGCAGCAGTTTGGCTTGACATGCCAGGCTTGGCCTCTGTCCGAGGCTCCCTTCCTGCTGCTTGGCTGCTGGTGTCCTCCAGCCACCTCTGCTGGGACCTAGCTGAGACGACGTAGACAAGGGTCCAGGTCTACCAGTTTGACAGGCCCTAGAGTCACCAGGGAAAGGACCTGTGGGGATTCATGCCGAAGATTATTTAGATGAGGTTCACCTTtgtacctgtgagggattttcttcatTAGGTTGGGGCAGGAATACCCACCCTAAACAAGGGCCTCATTCATTGGCTGGGTTCTGGACTGATagaaggagaaagctagctgatcCAGCAGTCATCTGACAGTGATGCAGTGTGACCAACTGCTTCAGACCCCTGCTGCCTGACTTCCCTACCAAAGTGGACTGGGTGAGAATACACCCTTTTGCTGCACCAGGGTTCCTCGTGCTCCCTCGAGTCCTGTTCCTACACTCGCTCTTCTTCCTGATGCCTCCCGCAGCCCTGCCTGCGCTGGCTGGATTGGGTGGCAGTCTCAGGAGAGTCCAGGGAAGACGCAGAGTCTCTTCTCTGTTCTGTAGGGTGGCTCAGGCCCTGGGGGAGAGCATGCTTCTTAGTGGTAGCAAAAATCAGGCCTGGACCTCAGCGTTCACCAGGCTCTGGTCTCGACTGCTGCAGGAGCGCCATTGCCGGCTGTGCCGCCTCATTGTGGCTGAAACCTGAGGTCAATTCTTCTGGTATTGCATTGTACCAGCAAATAGCCTTGTGGAGGAAACGGAATGGAAGCTGAGTCTACCCTGTAAGCTCACACCCCAACAAGAACATTTCTACAGTGTCTACCAAGCCTGGCACCCTGTGTTCCCCGCCTGCCTGACAGCCTCCTGTCCATCCTTCAAAGCCCGCCTCAGTAAGACTTAAAAACATCCATAGTCCATCAGAGGGGCTGGACCAAGCCTGAtgacacctgtaaccccagtgttcaCAAGgctgaggatcatgagtttgaggccagccttggctactatCTCCACAGTGGTATGTCTGTGGGTGGGGTGACAGCTTTTTCCTCCATAAAGGAACCAGAGGACAGTCTGTGTACACTAGATCAGAAAAATCCCTAAAATACACcatggaggaaaaacaaaaagcaagagtTGTGTCTATTACTGCCCATGGTTAGAGCAGGCAAGGAGCCAGTGtcgtgatacacacctttaatcccattgccCCAGAAGTAGAGGCAGATGGTTCTTACTGAGTTCCAGGTCACTACACAGTGGACCAGGTCcactacacagtaagatcctccCTTtatcccctcacacacacacacacacacacacacacacacacacgagggggcAGTGGGCAAGAAGGGCATAACAGAATGTACCTAGGAAAGTCTGGCAATCCCTTCAGAACTAAACGACACGACCTCTacccaattatttttttaattatttattttatatacagcagatgttttgcctacaagtaTGTCTATATGGGGGAATCAGATCCCCTTGAAAGAgagttacagactgctgtgagctgtcatgtgagtgctgggaattgaacttgaatcatctggaagagcagctagtgctcttaactactgagccatctcgccatgCCTCCCACCCCCCAATTCTTATATGCAtgggtgtagtggtttgaaagaaaatgcctcccaaagggaatggtactattaggaggtgtgtccttgttgaaggaagtatgtcaccatggggccaggctttgaggtttcttttgctcaagcttccctcagtgtgactgttgACTTTCTGCTGTCTTCTGGTCAAGACGTAGCtctctcgggctggagagatgctcagaggttaagagcactggctgctcctccagaggtcttgagttcaattcccaacaaccacatggtggctcacaaccatctgtaatgagatctggtgccctcttctggcctgcaggtatacatgcagacagaaagttgtatatgtaataaataaacctttaaaaaaacaaacaaacaaacaaaacagatgtaGCTCTTTCAGCTCCAGTACTATTTTCCTACACGcctccatgttccccaccatgacaatgatggattgaatctctgaaactgtaagcaagctaccccaattaaatgttttctttataagagttgctgtggtcatggtgtcttcacagcaagaaaaaccttaactaagacaatgggAAATGAGCAGTCACCTGATAAGTAGATGGTGTGATAGCCATATACTGCTCTGAATGAAAAGAGCCaactcgccgggcagtggtggtgcacacctttaatcccagcactcgggaggcagagctaggcggatctctgtgagttcaaggccagcctagtctaccaagtgagttccaggaaaggcgcaaaactacacagagaaaccctgtcttgaaaaaccaaaaaaaaaaaagaaaaagaaaagagccaaCTCAAAAAGGAGTAACCCTTTCAACCATAGCACTCATGTGGGCCAGAAACAGCTTGTCTTAGCTTGTCTtattctattgctgagaagagacaccatgaccatggcaactcttacaaaggaaaacatttagttgagatggtggcttacagtttcagaggttcggtccatgatcatcatggtgggggagcaTGGCGGCTAGGAGTatgacagtgtgcaggcagacatggtgctggaggattCTACATCTTGGTAGGCAGGCAACAGGCAGTGGTCTTGCTCACTAGGGGgttgcttgagcatatatgagatctcaaagcccttCCTCTAACCAGActgcacctactccaacaaggccacacttcccattagtgccactccctttgggggccattttctttcaaaccaccacacaactGTTGTACAAGACTCCTCTAAGAAAAACTGCCTCCATCTTAAGGAGTTTGGCTGGACCTGCTGGATAAAGGTCATCACAAATAGGCTTGCTGATTGTTGACCTTCCCTTTTCCAAGGGGCCAAGAAGCTCATGAGACCCTCACCTGAGTACTCAGCCACCCCTCCCAACAAGTTGTATGTCATCTTGCCCTAATTCTACCAACGTGGGCCTCAGGAGCTCTGAGAGGTGCTAGAGGACATaggtgggaaagagagaagggggctcCATCCATCACATCATGAGAGGAGTTACCGTCTCTGTTGGTGCACATTTCCAGTGTGGCTGCTTTAAGGTTACCTACACCCCTGCCCGTGACCCCACCCTCCGCTCTGTAAGACCAATAAATTCATGGTCTTGGGTGGAGTTTAGTTTGTCAATGGGACCCTAGGAGAAAGTGGGTAGACATCGTTTATTCTCCACAAGGGAAGGGATTTCAGCAACAGCCAAATGCTGGTTTGCCTTTGTGTGGGTGCAGGGCGGGAGAGGTTATGGAATTTGTTAGTGAATAACCAACCTCCTTCATAGGGGTTAGGTAGATTTCCTTTGTCAGAGCTCACAATGGCCCACCTATGGCTTTGGGGTTTTACTGTATGGAAGTTTAAAAGAGAATACAAGCAGATCTGGAACTCTAGGCAAGGATAGGAATTCTTCCATCACTTGGGATGAGGGAACAAGGTCTGCCACTGTAAAGTGCAAAAGAGGCTGGACCTGGGGTGGACAGCACCTTCCTACCCTAATCTCTTCCATCTCTAGCTCATCAGGAAATAGGCTGTGAGTGTTGAAGTGGCTTGCACAGAGGCAACAAGAGGTGGGACACCATCATCGCATACCCCTTTGATACATTCAAATTCTGCACCAATTCAGAATTATCACAGAATTATCCGTTCAAAAAACATATCAGGGTGGGGGTAGAGCACACTtctatcccagcactccagaggcagaaggatctctctgagtttgaggccatctgctctacatggagagttccaggtcagccaagtcCGCTGGATAGTGAAACCCTGCcttagatagatggatggatgatagatggatgaatggatatgatatagatgatagatagatagatagataggtaggtagatagataggtagataggtaggtaggtaggtagatagatagatgatcgaTGATAgaaatagatgatggatggatggatggatggatggatggatggatggatggatggatggatgtctCCTTTTATGTGCTCCTGGACCCGCACCTAAGCTCTCCCACAGGCTTTCTCTAAGCGGAGGCTGCGTGTGTGGCCACACGGGGGCGCTTCGGGCCGCGCTACTCAGGGTCCGCGAGTCTTTGCAAGGCTTTGGGCTGCACCTCCCGCCCGCGTCCCCATTAATCACGCGTGCTGACGGCGCCGACCCGCGCGCGGGCGGCGTGACGGCGCCGGTGACGGCGGGTGACGGAGCGGGCAATCGGCGGGCGCGCATCGGCCCATCTTATCGCGCCGGCCCAGCCTTCGCCCGCCGCGCGCCGCCCATTGATCGCGCGGGCTGGGGCCGGGGGTCAGCGCGGACGCTCGGCCTGACAGCCACATCCATCGCGCTGACGGCCGCACGCGCGCCTCGCCCGGCCATTAATCACCGTGCGGCGCAGACTGACGGGGAGGGCGACAGGGCCAGCGGGcgcctgccagccctgccagcCCGCA belongs to Onychomys torridus chromosome 3, mOncTor1.1, whole genome shotgun sequence and includes:
- the Sec61a1 gene encoding protein transport protein Sec61 subunit alpha, with the translated sequence MAIKFLEVIKPFCVILPEIQKPERKIQFKEKVLWTAITLFIFLVCCQIPLFGIMSSDSADPFYWMRVILASNRGTLMELGISPIVTSGLIMQLLAGAKIIEVGDTPKDRALFNGAQKLFGMIITIGQSIVYVMTGMYGDPSEMGAGICLLITIQLFVAGLIVLLLDELLQKGYGLGSGISLFIATNICETIVWKAFSPTTVNTGRGMEFEGAIIALFHLLATRTDKVRALREAFYRQNLPNLMNLIATIFVFAVVIYFQGFRVDLPIKSARYRGQYNTYPIKLFYTSNIPIILQSALVSNLYVISQMLSARFSGNLLVSLLGTWSDTSSGGPARAYPVGGLCYYLSPPESFGSVLEDPVHAVVYIVFMLGSCAFFSKTWIEVSGSSAKDVAKQLKEQQMVMRGHRETSMVHELNRYIPTAAAFGGLCIGALSVLADFLGAIGSGTGILLAVTIIYQYFEIFVKEQSEVGSMGALLF